Proteins encoded together in one Helicobacter pylori window:
- a CDS encoding MotA/TolQ/ExbB proton channel family protein: MLDSIVYFFNKSGFVTTLVLVWISLYLVMTLWVFLYKSIVLKIELKREMQSLSNILNGAQDAPEHFMFNKKRNDETKRYSNELLQAWKHQVLKQSTTGLVVLSIISSTAPFIGLFGTVVEILEAFNNLGALGQASFGVIAPIISKALIATAAGILAAIPAYSFYLILKRKVYDLSVYVQMQVDILSSKK; the protein is encoded by the coding sequence ATGTTAGATTCAATCGTTTATTTTTTCAATAAGAGCGGGTTTGTTACCACGCTTGTTTTAGTTTGGATTTCGCTTTATTTGGTGATGACTTTATGGGTCTTTTTGTATAAAAGCATTGTGTTAAAGATTGAACTCAAGCGCGAGATGCAATCTTTGTCTAACATTCTTAATGGGGCGCAAGACGCTCCAGAGCATTTCATGTTTAATAAAAAAAGAAATGATGAGACCAAAAGGTATTCTAATGAATTGTTGCAGGCTTGGAAACATCAAGTTCTTAAGCAAAGCACGACCGGTTTAGTGGTGTTGAGCATCATCTCTTCTACAGCCCCCTTTATTGGTTTGTTTGGGACGGTAGTTGAAATTTTAGAAGCGTTTAACAATTTGGGCGCGTTAGGTCAAGCTTCTTTTGGGGTGATCGCGCCCATTATTTCTAAGGCTCTTATCGCCACCGCTGCAGGGATTTTAGCAGCCATTCCAGCCTATTCTTTTTACTTGATTTTAAAGCGCAAGGTGTATGATTTATCGGTTTATGTGCAGATGCAAGTGGATATTTTGTCTTCTAAAAAATAA
- a CDS encoding F0F1 ATP synthase subunit epsilon — protein MMALLKISVVVPEGEVYTGEVKSVVFPGVEGEFGVLYGHSNMITLLQAGVVEIETENQKEHIAINWGYAEVTNERVDILADGAVFIKKESDDRDDAISRAKKLLEDASSDRLAVSSVLAKIESL, from the coding sequence GTGATGGCTTTGTTGAAAATTAGTGTGGTGGTTCCTGAGGGGGAAGTTTATACAGGAGAGGTTAAAAGCGTTGTGTTTCCAGGAGTTGAAGGGGAATTTGGGGTGCTTTATGGGCATAGCAACATGATCACCTTGCTTCAAGCGGGAGTGGTTGAGATTGAAACCGAAAACCAAAAAGAGCACATTGCGATCAATTGGGGCTATGCAGAAGTCACTAATGAACGGGTGGATATTTTAGCCGATGGGGCAGTCTTTATTAAAAAAGAATCAGACGACAGAGACGATGCTATCTCTAGGGCTAAAAAGCTTTTAGAGGACGCAAGCTCTGACAGGTTAGCGGTCTCTAGCGTGCTGGCTAAGATTGAGTCTCTTTAA
- the atpD gene encoding F0F1 ATP synthase subunit beta — protein MKAMEGKIIQVLGPVVDVEFESYLPAIFEALDINFEVNGVQKSLVLEVAAHLGGNRVRAIAMDMTEGLVRNQAVKARGKMIEVPVGEEVLGRIFNVVGESIDNLESLKPSLTWPIHRKAPSFEQQSTKTEMFETGIKVIDLLAPYSKGGKVGLFGGAGVGKTVIIMELIHNVAYKHNGYSVFAGVGERTREGNDLYFEMKEGGVLDKVALCYGQMNEPPGARNRIAFTGLTMAEYFRDEKGLDVLMFIDNIFRYAQSGAEMSALLGRIPSAVGYQPTLAGEMGKLQERIASTKNGSITSVQAVYVPADDLTDPAPASVFAHLDATTVLNRKIAEKGIYPAVDPLDSTSRILSPQMIGEKHYEIATGIQQVLQKYKDLQDIIAILGLDELSEEDKKTVERARKIEKFLSQPFFVAEVFTGSPGKYVTLQETLEGFGGILEGKYDHIPENAFYMVGSIQEVLEKAKNMKNS, from the coding sequence ATGAAAGCGATGGAAGGCAAAATCATTCAGGTTTTAGGCCCTGTGGTAGATGTGGAGTTTGAATCCTATCTACCGGCGATTTTTGAAGCGTTAGACATTAATTTTGAAGTCAATGGCGTTCAAAAATCTTTAGTTTTAGAGGTGGCAGCCCATTTGGGCGGTAATCGGGTGCGAGCGATTGCTATGGATATGACAGAAGGCTTAGTGCGTAACCAAGCTGTCAAGGCTCGCGGCAAAATGATTGAAGTGCCTGTGGGCGAAGAAGTGTTAGGGCGTATTTTTAATGTTGTGGGAGAGAGCATTGACAATTTAGAATCTCTTAAGCCGTCCTTGACTTGGCCCATTCACAGGAAAGCCCCTAGTTTTGAACAACAAAGCACCAAGACAGAAATGTTTGAAACCGGTATTAAAGTCATTGACTTGCTCGCACCTTATTCTAAGGGCGGTAAAGTGGGCTTGTTTGGTGGGGCTGGCGTAGGGAAAACGGTGATCATTATGGAGCTTATCCACAATGTGGCTTATAAGCATAACGGGTATTCGGTGTTTGCAGGTGTGGGGGAGCGCACCAGAGAGGGGAATGATCTGTATTTTGAGATGAAAGAAGGGGGCGTTTTAGACAAAGTTGCGCTGTGCTATGGACAAATGAATGAGCCACCAGGCGCAAGGAACCGCATCGCATTCACCGGCTTGACGATGGCGGAGTATTTTCGTGATGAAAAGGGCTTAGATGTGTTGATGTTCATTGATAACATCTTTAGATACGCTCAAAGCGGTGCGGAAATGAGCGCGCTATTAGGCCGCATCCCTTCAGCCGTGGGGTATCAGCCCACGCTAGCTGGGGAAATGGGGAAACTTCAAGAGCGCATCGCTTCCACTAAAAATGGCTCTATCACTTCCGTTCAAGCGGTGTATGTGCCAGCAGACGACTTGACTGACCCAGCCCCTGCTTCGGTGTTTGCGCATTTGGATGCGACTACGGTGTTGAATAGAAAGATCGCTGAAAAAGGGATTTATCCAGCAGTTGATCCCTTGGATTCCACTTCAAGGATTTTAAGCCCTCAAATGATTGGCGAGAAGCACTATGAAATCGCCACCGGTATCCAGCAAGTTTTGCAAAAATACAAGGATTTGCAAGACATTATTGCGATTTTGGGATTGGACGAATTGAGCGAAGAGGATAAAAAAACGGTTGAGAGGGCCAGAAAAATTGAGAAGTTTTTATCCCAGCCGTTTTTTGTGGCTGAAGTGTTTACGGGAAGTCCCGGTAAGTATGTGACTCTCCAAGAGACTTTAGAGGGCTTTGGAGGGATTTTAGAAGGTAAATACGATCATATTCCTGAGAACGCGTTTTACATGGTGGGCAGCATTCAAGAGGTTTTAGAAAAAGCTAAAAACATGAAAAATTCCTGA
- a CDS encoding ATP synthase subunit gamma has product MANLRDIRKKIGSVKNTQKITHAMKLVSTSKLRKAEEVARNSRAYALKLDAVFDDVLSKMKNQGIEDIQSKYFRELERLEIKKVDIIFITADKGLCGGFNTNTIKKVLACTNEYKEKDIKVRLRGIGKKGNEYFSFNGIEVLDKINNLSSMPNYERAQEFMKKVVEDYLSGKTDKVIIIHNGFKNMISQEIRVKTILPIGYKIIHQNPQPSETQETITSEPSGSEDEILDSLAEKYVEYSLYYALIDSLAAEHSARMQAMDTATNNAKDLVKTLTISYNKARQEAITTELVEINAGVEALK; this is encoded by the coding sequence ATGGCGAATTTAAGAGATATTAGAAAGAAAATTGGAAGCGTTAAAAACACGCAAAAAATCACGCATGCAATGAAACTCGTTTCCACTTCCAAGCTAAGAAAAGCCGAAGAAGTTGCAAGAAATTCCAGAGCGTATGCCTTGAAACTAGACGCTGTGTTTGATGATGTGTTATCTAAGATGAAAAATCAAGGGATTGAAGACATTCAAAGCAAGTATTTTAGGGAACTAGAAAGACTTGAAATCAAAAAAGTGGATATTATTTTTATCACAGCCGATAAGGGGCTTTGTGGGGGTTTTAACACCAATACCATTAAAAAAGTTTTAGCATGCACGAATGAATACAAAGAAAAAGACATTAAAGTGCGTTTGCGCGGTATTGGTAAAAAGGGCAATGAGTATTTTAGTTTTAATGGGATAGAGGTTTTAGACAAGATCAATAATTTGAGTTCTATGCCTAATTATGAACGCGCTCAAGAATTCATGAAAAAAGTGGTAGAGGATTATTTGAGTGGGAAAACCGATAAGGTGATTATCATTCATAATGGCTTTAAAAACATGATCAGCCAAGAAATAAGAGTCAAAACAATTTTGCCTATTGGGTATAAAATCATCCACCAAAACCCCCAGCCTAGTGAGACGCAAGAGACCATTACCAGTGAGCCAAGCGGGAGTGAAGATGAAATTTTAGACTCTTTAGCAGAAAAATATGTAGAGTATAGTTTATACTATGCTTTGATTGATTCTTTAGCCGCAGAGCATAGCGCTAGAATGCAGGCTATGGATACAGCGACAAATAATGCTAAAGATTTGGTTAAAACTTTAACCATTTCTTATAATAAAGCCAGACAAGAGGCGATTACGACCGAGCTAGTGGAAATCAATGCTGGCGTAGAAGCCCTAAAATAA
- a CDS encoding ATP synthase subunit alpha, with translation MSQLKLEEISSVIEEKIKNFELDCDMAEVGKVVSYADGVAKVYGLNGVMSYEVLEFETGDKGVAANLEEDSVGVIVFGFGNNIKEGTSVKRTKSLMKVPVGDAVVGRVLNALGEPIDGKGEIETNEFSLIEQKAPGIMDRKSVHEPLQTGIKAIDALVPIGRGQRELIIGDKQTGKTTVAIDAIINQKGQNVICIYVAIGQKESTVAQVVRKLEEYGAMEYSVVINASASDSAAMQYLAPYSGVAMGEYFRDHARHALIIYDDLSKHAVAYREISLILRRPPGREAFPGDVFYIHSRLLERAAKLCDEKGAGSLTALPIVETQAGDVSAYIPTNIISITDGQIFLETDLFYSGIRPAINVGLSVSRVGGAAQIKATKQVSGTLRLDLAQYRELQAFTQFASDLDEASKKQLERGQRMVEVLKQAPYSPLPIEKQVVIIYAGAKGFLDSVSVKKVVDFEEQLHPFLEAKYPQVLEEIHTKKVLDKDLEAMLRKVLEEFKLTYSE, from the coding sequence ATGTCCCAACTAAAATTGGAAGAAATCAGCTCGGTTATTGAAGAAAAAATCAAGAATTTTGAACTTGATTGCGATATGGCTGAAGTAGGAAAAGTCGTTTCATACGCTGATGGTGTGGCTAAGGTTTATGGCTTAAATGGTGTGATGTCGTATGAAGTGCTGGAGTTTGAAACAGGGGATAAAGGCGTTGCGGCTAATTTAGAAGAAGATAGCGTTGGCGTGATTGTGTTTGGTTTTGGCAACAATATTAAAGAGGGGACTAGCGTTAAGCGCACGAAGAGTTTGATGAAAGTTCCTGTGGGCGATGCGGTTGTGGGGCGTGTGTTGAACGCTTTGGGTGAGCCTATTGATGGCAAGGGTGAGATAGAAACGAATGAGTTTAGTCTCATCGAGCAAAAAGCCCCGGGCATTATGGACAGAAAATCGGTGCATGAGCCTTTGCAAACAGGCATTAAAGCCATTGATGCGTTGGTGCCTATTGGGCGCGGGCAAAGGGAATTGATCATTGGGGACAAACAAACCGGTAAAACCACCGTAGCGATCGATGCGATCATTAACCAAAAAGGGCAAAATGTGATCTGTATCTATGTGGCTATTGGGCAAAAGGAATCCACTGTCGCGCAAGTGGTCCGCAAATTAGAAGAATACGGAGCGATGGAATACAGCGTCGTGATCAACGCTTCGGCTTCAGATTCAGCTGCGATGCAATATTTAGCCCCTTATTCAGGTGTGGCTATGGGGGAATACTTTAGAGATCATGCCCGCCATGCCCTAATCATTTATGATGATTTGAGTAAGCATGCTGTCGCTTACAGAGAAATTTCTTTGATTTTAAGAAGACCCCCAGGTAGGGAGGCTTTTCCTGGAGATGTGTTTTATATCCACTCACGGCTTTTAGAAAGAGCGGCTAAACTTTGCGATGAAAAAGGTGCAGGCTCTTTGACCGCACTCCCTATTGTGGAAACTCAAGCGGGCGATGTTTCAGCCTATATCCCTACGAATATCATTTCTATTACAGACGGGCAAATTTTCTTAGAAACGGATTTGTTTTATTCAGGGATTCGCCCGGCTATCAATGTGGGCTTATCGGTTTCAAGGGTTGGAGGGGCCGCTCAAATCAAAGCGACCAAGCAGGTTTCAGGGACTTTACGCTTGGATCTAGCGCAATACAGAGAGCTGCAAGCCTTCACGCAATTCGCTTCTGATTTAGATGAAGCGAGTAAAAAGCAATTAGAAAGGGGGCAACGCATGGTAGAAGTGCTGAAACAAGCCCCTTATTCGCCCTTGCCTATTGAAAAGCAAGTGGTCATTATTTATGCTGGGGCTAAGGGCTTTTTAGATAGCGTGAGCGTGAAAAAAGTCGTGGATTTTGAAGAGCAACTGCACCCTTTCTTGGAAGCAAAATACCCTCAAGTTTTAGAAGAAATTCACACTAAAAAAGTGCTAGATAAGGATTTAGAAGCCATGCTAAGAAAAGTCTTAGAGGAATTTAAGCTCACTTATAGCGAGTAG
- a CDS encoding ATP F0F1 synthase subunit delta (produces ATP from ADP in the presence of a proton gradient across the membrane; the delta subunit is part of the catalytic core of the ATP synthase complex) has product MQDLKVIANHYTKALKNHTKGDLALLEEIIMGLKNVAEAIKLHKLNRVLAHVSLKVKKEVVFEILEKITSIKACSVLKPVMEVVLKNNRLDVLELITEELSFDSKKTLEATLLVPEKLENDELESVQQKLQARFNAPVEIAQDTWSKKGVSLSVSSLDLEIGFSKEDILKKIEKQVIQSI; this is encoded by the coding sequence ATGCAAGATTTAAAAGTGATCGCTAATCATTATACTAAAGCGTTGAAAAACCACACTAAAGGCGATTTAGCGTTATTGGAAGAAATCATTATGGGGCTTAAAAATGTGGCAGAAGCCATAAAATTGCACAAACTCAACCGGGTGTTAGCCCATGTTTCTTTAAAAGTTAAAAAAGAGGTTGTGTTTGAAATCTTAGAAAAAATAACTTCTATAAAAGCATGTTCAGTTTTAAAGCCTGTAATGGAAGTGGTGTTAAAAAATAACAGGCTTGATGTGTTGGAACTAATCACTGAAGAGCTGTCTTTTGATTCTAAAAAGACTTTAGAAGCCACGCTTTTAGTCCCAGAAAAGCTTGAAAATGATGAACTAGAATCCGTGCAACAAAAATTGCAAGCGCGTTTTAACGCTCCCGTAGAAATCGCTCAAGACACTTGGTCTAAAAAAGGGGTTTCTTTGAGCGTTTCAAGCCTAGATTTAGAAATAGGCTTTTCTAAAGAAGATATTTTAAAGAAAATAGAAAAACAGGTTATTCAATCTATTTAA
- a CDS encoding F0F1 ATP synthase subunit B → MVLVKMVLGFLILLSPLCATGLDISQTDIIERSLNFLLFAGILWYFLAKKLRSFLRSKSLEISKRLEEIQAQLKVSKENKKKLLKELEQAKEKAELIISDANKEAYTITQKYELQTKMDVENLIKNSKALMDLEVKKIKRELVESVFKDLRESKKVSFNAQDCVNILKQRL, encoded by the coding sequence ATGGTGTTAGTTAAAATGGTGTTAGGGTTTTTGATCCTTTTAAGCCCTTTGTGCGCTACTGGATTGGATATTTCACAAACAGATATTATAGAGCGTTCTTTAAATTTCCTCTTATTTGCGGGGATTTTGTGGTATTTTCTGGCTAAAAAACTGCGTTCATTTTTACGCTCCAAAAGCCTTGAAATCTCCAAACGCTTAGAAGAGATTCAAGCCCAACTCAAGGTGAGTAAAGAAAATAAGAAAAAACTCTTAAAAGAATTAGAGCAAGCCAAAGAAAAAGCGGAACTAATCATTTCTGATGCGAATAAAGAAGCTTACACGATCACGCAAAAATACGAATTGCAAACCAAAATGGATGTGGAAAATTTGATCAAAAATTCTAAGGCGTTGATGGATTTAGAAGTTAAAAAGATCAAAAGAGAGCTGGTTGAAAGCGTTTTTAAAGATCTAAGAGAGAGCAAAAAAGTCTCTTTCAATGCACAAGATTGCGTGAATATTTTGAAACAAAGGCTTTAA
- a CDS encoding ATP F0F1 synthase subunit B' (Produces ATP from ADP in the presence of a proton gradient across the membrane. Subunit B' is part of the membrane proton channel.) encodes MNISVNPYLMAVVFVVFVLLLWAMNVWVYRPLLAFMDNRQAEIKDSLAKIKTDNTQSVEIRHQIETLLKEAAEKRREMIAEAIQKAAESYDAVIKQKENELNQEFEAFAKQLQNEKQVLKEQLQVQMPVFEDALNKRVAMGLGS; translated from the coding sequence ATGAATATATCGGTTAACCCCTATTTAATGGCGGTCGTTTTTGTGGTGTTTGTGTTATTGTTGTGGGCGATGAATGTTTGGGTGTATAGGCCTTTGTTGGCTTTTATGGATAACAGACAGGCAGAGATAAAGGATAGCTTGGCTAAAATCAAAACGGATAACACCCAAAGCGTGGAGATCCGCCATCAAATTGAGACTCTTCTTAAAGAAGCGGCCGAAAAGCGTAGGGAAATGATAGCAGAAGCGATTCAAAAAGCTGCAGAGTCCTATGACGCTGTGATCAAGCAAAAAGAGAACGAACTCAATCAAGAGTTTGAAGCGTTCGCAAAGCAGTTGCAAAATGAAAAGCAAGTACTAAAAGAGCAGTTGCAAGTGCAAATGCCGGTATTTGAAGACGCATTAAACAAGCGTGTGGCTATGGGTTTAGGGAGTTGA
- a CDS encoding ParB/RepB/Spo0J family partition protein gives MAKNKVLGRGLADIFPEINEVYEQGLYERANRVVELGIDEVMPNPYQPRKVFSEDSLEELAQSIKEHGLLQPVLVVSENGRYHLIAGERRLRASKLAKMPTIKAIVVDIEQEKMREVALIENIQREDLNPLELARSYKELLESYQMTQEELSKIVKKSRAHVANIMRLLTLSSKVQNALLEEKITSGHAKVLVGLDEEKQELILNSIIGQKLSVRQTEDLARDFKINANFENKKHGFKETQTLIAEDELERFNQSLWNHYKLKATLKGNKIVLRCYENSLLEAFMKKMMS, from the coding sequence ATGGCAAAAAATAAAGTGTTGGGTAGGGGTTTAGCGGATATTTTCCCTGAAATCAATGAAGTGTATGAGCAGGGGCTATATGAAAGAGCGAATCGGGTTGTGGAGCTTGGTATTGATGAGGTGATGCCTAATCCTTACCAGCCCAGAAAGGTCTTTAGCGAAGATTCTTTAGAAGAATTAGCGCAATCCATTAAAGAACATGGTTTGTTGCAACCGGTTTTAGTGGTGAGTGAGAACGGGCGTTACCATTTGATCGCCGGTGAAAGGCGCTTAAGAGCGAGCAAATTGGCTAAAATGCCCACGATTAAAGCGATTGTTGTGGATATTGAGCAAGAAAAAATGCGTGAAGTCGCTTTGATTGAAAATATCCAGCGAGAAGATTTAAACCCTTTAGAGTTGGCTAGATCTTATAAAGAATTGCTTGAAAGCTATCAAATGACCCAAGAAGAGCTCTCTAAAATCGTTAAAAAATCCCGAGCCCATGTGGCTAATATCATGCGTTTATTGACGCTTTCTTCTAAGGTTCAAAACGCTCTTTTAGAAGAAAAAATCACTTCAGGGCATGCAAAAGTTTTGGTGGGTTTGGATGAAGAAAAACAAGAATTGATCTTAAATTCCATTATAGGGCAAAAACTCAGCGTGCGCCAGACAGAAGATTTAGCGCGTGATTTTAAAATAAACGCAAATTTTGAAAATAAAAAACATGGTTTCAAGGAAACCCAAACGCTCATCGCTGAAGATGAATTAGAACGCTTTAATCAAAGTTTGTGGAATCATTACAAGCTTAAAGCCACTTTGAAAGGGAATAAAATCGTTTTACGATGTTATGAAAATTCTCTTTTAGAGGCTTTTATGAAAAAAATGATGTCTTAA
- a CDS encoding ParA family protein — MMSEIIAVANQKGGVGKTTTAVNLAASLAVHEKKILLIDFDPQANATSSLGFRRDKIDYDIYHVLIGRKQISQVILKTQMPFLDLVPSNLGLAGFEKTFYDSQDENKRGELMLKNALESVVGLYDYIIIDSPPALGPLTINSLSAAHSVIIPIQCEFFALEGTKLLLNTIRMLQKSTNPKLKIRGFLPTMHVPQLNLTKGVLAELFKYFDSEFFRDSTTGEYIMIPKSVKLAESPSFGKPILLYDIKSNGSIAYQKLAQSILQG, encoded by the coding sequence ATGATGAGTGAAATCATTGCAGTGGCCAATCAAAAAGGGGGTGTGGGCAAAACGACAACGGCGGTTAATTTAGCGGCTTCTTTAGCAGTGCATGAAAAAAAAATCTTGCTGATTGATTTTGACCCTCAAGCCAACGCCACTTCAAGCTTGGGTTTTAGGCGCGATAAAATTGATTATGATATTTATCATGTGTTGATTGGCCGTAAGCAAATTTCTCAAGTGATCTTAAAAACCCAAATGCCTTTTTTGGATCTAGTGCCTTCTAATTTGGGTTTAGCCGGGTTTGAAAAAACCTTTTATGACAGCCAAGATGAGAATAAACGAGGCGAGCTCATGCTCAAAAACGCTTTAGAGAGCGTGGTAGGGCTTTATGATTATATCATTATTGATTCCCCGCCAGCTCTAGGGCCTCTCACGATCAATTCGCTTTCAGCAGCCCATTCAGTGATTATTCCTATCCAATGCGAGTTTTTTGCCCTTGAAGGCACTAAATTATTGCTTAACACCATTAGAATGCTGCAAAAAAGCACGAACCCTAAGCTTAAAATCAGAGGTTTTTTACCCACGATGCATGTCCCTCAACTCAATTTGACAAAAGGGGTTTTAGCGGAATTGTTCAAGTATTTTGACTCAGAGTTTTTTAGAGATTCAACTACAGGAGAGTATATTATGATCCCTAAAAGCGTGAAACTAGCGGAATCGCCTAGTTTTGGTAAGCCCATCTTGCTCTATGATATTAAATCTAATGGCAGTATCGCTTATCAAAAATTAGCTCAAAGCATTCTTCAGGGGTAG
- a CDS encoding biotin--[acetyl-CoA-carboxylase] ligase, whose amino-acid sequence MRKCEKRVFDSLPSTQTYLLEKLKNDGLKAPILIVAKNQSAGIGSRGNIWEGAKSALTFSLALNASDLPKDLPLQASALYLGFLFKEVLKDLGSQTWLKWPNDLYVGDQKIGGVLVNVYKDMRVCGIGVNRVSQKWACLDIGVSDDWIIEGFLKKIEENLFWGEVLSKYALEFHRSNSFSFHNDCGEAMSLKDAELLEDGRVCIKGKIYDRM is encoded by the coding sequence ATGAGAAAATGTGAAAAAAGAGTTTTTGATAGCCTGCCTTCCACGCAAACCTATCTTTTAGAAAAACTTAAAAACGATGGACTCAAAGCCCCCATTTTGATCGTGGCTAAAAACCAAAGCGCCGGGATAGGCAGTAGGGGGAATATTTGGGAGGGCGCAAAAAGCGCTTTGACTTTTTCGCTCGCTTTAAACGCAAGCGATTTGCCTAAAGATTTACCCTTGCAAGCGAGCGCTTTGTATTTAGGGTTTTTATTCAAAGAAGTTTTAAAAGATTTAGGTTCTCAAACCTGGCTTAAATGGCCTAACGATTTGTATGTAGGGGATCAAAAAATAGGGGGTGTGTTGGTTAATGTTTATAAAGACATGCGGGTGTGCGGCATTGGCGTGAATAGGGTTTCACAGAAATGGGCATGTTTAGATATTGGCGTAAGCGATGATTGGATTATAGAGGGCTTTTTAAAAAAAATAGAAGAAAATCTTTTTTGGGGGGAAGTTTTAAGTAAGTATGCGTTAGAATTTCATAGAAGCAACTCTTTTAGCTTCCATAATGATTGCGGCGAAGCGATGAGTTTGAAAGATGCGGAATTGTTAGAAGACGGCCGTGTTTGTATTAAAGGTAAGATTTATGATAGGATGTGA
- a CDS encoding methionyl-tRNA formyltransferase, translated as MRIVFMGTPGFAEVILRALVKDKEIEVVGLFTQMDKPFGRQKELKAPETKTYILENHLNIPIFQPQSLKEPEVQILKDLKPDFIVVVAYGKILPKEVLSIAPCINVHASLLPKYRGASPIHEMILNDDKIYGISTMLMDVGLDSGDILESASFLREEYLDLDALSLKLAHMGATLLLSTLKNFSSITRKPQDHAQASFCKKITKADGLVGFKDAKSLFLKSLAFKSWPEIFLENSLKLLGVELVENEKSHKEGEILEIDEKGILVGCLKGSVRIARLQAVGKKPLKAKDYLNGKRLKAGGILT; from the coding sequence ATGCGCATCGTATTTATGGGAACGCCGGGGTTTGCTGAAGTGATCTTAAGGGCGTTAGTTAAAGATAAAGAGATCGAGGTGGTGGGGCTATTCACGCAGATGGATAAACCTTTTGGGCGTCAAAAGGAATTGAAAGCCCCAGAGACTAAAACATACATTCTAGAAAATCATTTAAATATCCCCATTTTCCAACCACAAAGTTTGAAAGAGCCTGAAGTTCAAATCTTAAAAGATCTAAAACCGGATTTTATCGTGGTGGTGGCTTATGGTAAGATTTTGCCTAAAGAGGTTTTATCAATCGCTCCTTGCATCAATGTGCATGCGTCGTTATTGCCTAAATACAGGGGGGCTTCGCCCATTCATGAGATGATACTCAATGACGATAAGATTTATGGCATAAGCACCATGCTTATGGATGTGGGGCTAGATAGCGGGGATATTTTAGAGAGCGCTTCTTTTTTGAGAGAAGAATACTTGGATTTAGACGCTTTAAGTTTAAAATTAGCGCATATGGGGGCAACCTTACTCCTTTCAACGCTCAAAAATTTCTCTTCCATCACAAGAAAGCCCCAAGATCACGCGCAGGCTAGTTTTTGTAAAAAAATCACCAAAGCCGATGGTTTAGTGGGTTTTAAAGACGCTAAAAGCTTGTTTTTAAAATCGCTTGCGTTTAAGAGTTGGCCAGAAATCTTTTTAGAAAATAGCCTTAAACTTTTAGGAGTGGAGTTGGTGGAGAATGAAAAGAGCCACAAGGAAGGCGAGATTTTAGAAATTGATGAAAAAGGCATTCTTGTGGGCTGTTTGAAGGGGAGCGTGCGTATAGCAAGGTTGCAAGCGGTGGGTAAAAAGCCTTTGAAAGCGAAGGATTATTTGAATGGCAAGCGTTTGAAAGCGGGCGGTATTTTAACATGA